ACCAACGCCATCGTGAGCAGGATCTTCAGGCCCAGGTAGATGAAATGCTCCGCCTCCTTGAACCGTCCCCGCCCGATCTCCTGAGCGAACAGCACCACCGCCCCGGCGGCCAGTCCCTGGACGTAGAGGTTCAGCAGGTCGTTGACCGACCAGGCGATGTTGTTGGCGGCCAGGGTCTCGGTGGGCATGCGGCCCATCAGCATGAAAAACAGGCTGACCGAGAGCAGGAACCCCAGGTCCTGCAACCCGCAGGGCGCACCGGTGCGGACCAGGTGCAGCACGAAACCGGGCTTGAAAGACCAGGTGCGGCGGGTCTCGAAGCCCTCCTGGTAGCGCTTGCCCAGGAACAGGGAGAACATGATCACGGGCGGGATCACCGAGGCGATGGCCGTGGCCAGGGCCGCCCCCAGGATTCCCAGGCGCGGAAAGCCGAAATGGCCGAAGATCATTACCCAGTCGAGCACGATGTTGACTATGTTGCCGATAATGTTGGCGGTCATAGTGATCCGGCTCATGCCCCGTCCGGTGAAGAACGAGGCGGTCACGTTGTTCAGGATCGTGAACAGCGAGGCGCTGATCAGCACCGTGTAGTAGGTCCGCTCCAGGGCCGCCACCTCGGGGTTGTGGCCGAACCACTCGAACGCGTGCCGTCCCAGCGGCGCCAGGCAACAGATAAGGATAACGTAAGCCCCGATTGCGTAATAGATACCTTGCCAGACCGTGCTGGCGCACATGCGCTTGTTGCCCGCCCCGTGGTAATGCGCCACGAACAGGTTGATGAAAGTCGAGATGGAATAGAAAAACGTGGTCGTGGTCCAGCAGAGGATGGCCGCCGGCCAGACCGCCGCGATCTCGTTGATCCCGTACCAGGACAGGAAAATCCGGTCCACGAACATCATCACCAGAACCGAGCCCTGGTTGAAGATCAACGGCAGGCTGATCCGCAGCAGACGGCGCCAGGGCGCGGCGGACGGGTCGTCCTCCTCATCCCTGAACCCGGCGAACACGGTCGAAATTATGCGCTTAACCATTTTCTCTCGAAAATCCTCTCCACACAATAAAAATGCCCCCTCCGCCAAGACTGCGCGGACCGGGCTTTTCGACCTGGAGTGCGGTGCTCTTGGCGGCGCCGCTCACGCTTCGGGTCAGGGCTTGAAATTTATCTGCGGGTCAGGCAGAGGCAACACCTCAAAATCCACCCCGGCCTCCTCGAACAGCCCGGGGAAATTCCGGTCCGAATACTGGGTGGAGGAGACTACCCGCCGTATACCGGCATTGATTATCATCTTGGCGCAGATAAAACAGGGCGAATGCGTGCAATACATGGTCGAGTCCCCGATCGAGACCCCGTGCAGCCCGGCCTGGATGATCGCGTTCTGCTCGGCGTGGATCGCCCGGCAGACCTCGTGACGGGTGCCGGACTCGATCTGCTGCTCATCGCGCAGGCAGCCCAGCTCGCGGCAGTCACGCAGGCCGCGCGCGGCCCCGTTGTAGCCGGTGGACAGCACGCGGCGGTCGCGGACCAGGACCGCGCCCACGTGACGGCGCAGGCAGGTGGAGCGCTCGCTCACCAGCATCGCCATCTTCATGAAATAGTCATCCCAGCTCGGGCGCTCGCTCATCCCAGCAGCTCCTCGATCTTGCGGTGCAGCTCTTCCAGGCTGCCGTCGTTCAGCACCACCCGGTCGGCCATCCTGAAACAGGCCTCCAACTGCTGCTGGTGCGGGTCGCCGCTCAGTTCGGCCTGCTCCTGGCGCAGGAACTGCTCGTAGGTCCTGGCGTCATCCGGCCGCGCCCGGCTCTTCACGCGCTGCCAGCGGACCTCCACCGGGGCGTCCACCCCCACGAGCAGGAAATCGGGCCGCTTGCGCAGGGCCTCGATCTCGGAGGGGTTGCGCAGCGAGACCACCACCGCGTCCGGCACAGCCGCAAGCGCCCGCAGGGCCAGCTCACCCAGCACGCCCGGCCCGCGCTCGAGCCGCAGCTCGTTGCCCACCATGGTCAGGTTCTCACGGGTCAACTCCAGGCCGCGCCTGGCCAGCTCGGCGCGCAGCAGGTCGGAGAGGCTGAAATAGACAAATCCCTTGCTCTCGACCAGGTAGCGGGCCAGTTCATCCTTGCCCGCCGCGTTGCGCGAGGTCAGACCGATCAGCACTGCGGGGCCTCCCTCCTTTTCCGTCAAAAAACATGTCCGGCCTGCAAAAGGCCGGACAGAGTCGAAGCGTCACGGGTATCCCGGGCAAAGAGCCCGGACCTTTCAGCTCTGCATCAGGCGCAGCAGGGCGGCCACCCGGGAGCGCATCTCGCGCCGGTGCACCACCATGTCCAGCATGCCGTGCTCGAGAATGAACTCGGCGCGCTGGAACCCCTCGGGCAGATCCTGGCGGATGGTCTGCTTGATCACCCGCGGCCCGGCGAACCCGATCAGCGCTCCCGGCTCACCGATGTTGACATCCCCGAGCATCGAGAAACTGGCGGTCACTCCGCCCGTGGTCGGGTTGGCCAGGATGGAGACGAACGGTAGGCCCTCCTCGTGCAGGCGGCCGAGCCAGGCGCTGGTTTTGGCCATCTGCATCAGCGAGAAAATGCCCTCCATCATGCGCGCCCCGCCACTGCGCGAGACCACGATCAGAGCCGTGTGCTGCTCGATCGCTCTGCGCGTGGCGCGGGCGATCTTTTCCCCCACCACCGAGCCCATGCTCCCGCCGATGAACGAGAAATCCATCACGGCCAACTGCAGACGCCGTCCCTCCAGCTCACCCTCTCCGGTCAGCACCGCCTCGTTGTGGCCGCTGGAGGCGACAGCCTTTTCCAGACGGTCACTGTACCGGGAGCGGTCGACAAACCCAAGCGGGTCCTGGCTTTTCATCCCGGAGTCGTACTCCCGGAACGTGCCGGGGTCGAGCAGGAGGGCCACATAGGCCTCGGGAGCGAGGCCGTAATGGAAATCGCAGCGCGGGCAAACATTCAGGTTCTTGTCCAGTTCCTGCTTGTAAAGAATCTCCCCGCAACTTTCACATTTGATCCAGAGGTCATCGGGTATGACTTTTTTCGGCTGGGCTTTGAGACCGCTCTTTTCCTTCCTGAACCAGGCCACAGTCTCACCTCCGGTTTGTTGTCGGTGCAGACCCTGCGCGCGGCCGGCACGGTGAAACGTAAGGCCGGAGCGCACAGGTATGAACAAATAATTTAAGTCCGGATAAGAGATTTAGTCAAGTGCAATGCCGGAAGGCCGGAAACGGCAAGGGCGGAGACACAGTCCGGGGACTGCCTGGAAAAGGCTGGATCAGAGGTCACGCCGCATGATCACGGCGTCCTCGGTGGGCTTGGAGTAGTAGCGCTTGCGCAGGCCGATCCGCGTGAAGCCGTGGTGCTCGTACAGGGTGATCGCGCGCTCGTTGGAGGCGCGCACCTCCAGGAACATCGCGATCACGCCGCGCCTGCGGCAGACTGCCAGGTTACGCTCAAGAAGGCGCGCCCCCACGCCCTGTCCCTGGAACTCCGGATGCACGGCCAGGTTGCCCAGCTCGGAGGACTCGATCACCACCCAGAGGCAACTGTAGCCGATCACCCGTCCGCCCTGCAGGGCCACCAGGCAGAGGGCGTCCGGCAGGTCGATCAGGCGCAGGAAATCCACCTCGTGCCAGGTCTCGCTGAAACAAAGCTGCTCGATCTCCAGGATCTGGCTCAGGTGGCGCCGGGCCATCTTGACCAGGCGCAACGGTGACGGCGAGGGGCCTTGGAGCGGTGAGGGCGTGTCGTTCATTTTCCGAGCCGGAGCTGAACCTGTCCGCTGCGCAGATAAGTCGGTTCGAAAGTGAAAATGTCCTGCACCCGTCGCCGCTGCGGCGCAGCCAGGACCAGCTCGCCCAGGAACGCGGCCTCGGGCAGGTTCAGGCGGGCGGCGGGACGGGAAAGGCTGAGGCCCTTGACACACAGGAGGCCCTCCCAGGCCGCCTCCGCTCCGGCCCCGGCGCAGATCAGGCGCCCGCCGGGCAGATCCAGATCCTCCAGGGCCGCGGCCAGCGCCTCGCCGCTCAGGGCGCAGGGGGCGAGCAGATCCCGGCCCTCGGCCGGACTGTCCGCCCAGAGGTAGACCGCGGCGTAGAACTCGCCCTGGCCCGCATCCAGCAGCGCCAGAGTCGGCAGGCCCTCCATGTGCGCGCCCCAGGCCAGGCACTCCAAGGTCCCCACGGCGTACAGGGGCTTGCCCAGCGACCAGGCCAGGGTCTTGGCCGTGGCCGCCGCGATCCTGAGGCCCGTGAACGAGCCGGGCCCCGCGGCCAGGGCCAGGCCCTCCACCTGCGGCAGAGTCAGGCCCGCCCCCTCCAGCAGGTTCTGGATCAGGGAGAACAGCCGTTCGGTGTGGGAGGCCGGGCTGGAGCTGGTCCGGGTGGCGACAAGCCCCTGCGGGCCCGCCAGGGCCAGCGAGCCCACCGGCGTGGAGGTGTCGAGACAGAGCAGCAACGGGGATTCACTCATTGCTTATCCTTCCCATCCAGCCAGGCATCCAGGCCGCGCTCCAGGCCGGGCCAAAGCTCGCCGAAACAGCGCAGGCGAACGCTGCGCCGCGTCGGGTCCAGCCAGCCGAGCTCCAGTTCCAGGCGGCGCCGGGGCAGAATGCCGCGCGCCCGCTCGGACCACTCCATGCAGACTATCTCGGAGCCTGAGAGCACCTCCGGCAGGCCGATCCCCTCCAGATCCTCGGCGCTGTCCAGACGGTAGCAGTCCACGTGGACCAGTGGCCGGCAGCCGTCCTCGTAGCGGTTGATCAGCGTGTAGGTGGGGCTGGTGATCGGCTCGCCCACTCCCAGAGCCTTTCCCACCGCCTGGATCAGCGTGGTCTTGCCGCTGCCCAGCCCGCCGAACAGCGCCAGGGCGCCGGGGGAATCCATCGCTGCGGCCAGGACTGTCCCGAGCCGGACAGTCTCGGCCAGGTTTTCCAGAATAAAAGCGCGCTCGAAGCGCGCAGGGCTCTCGCTCATGGTATCCGGGGTTGAAAGGTGCAAGTTTTTCGGACGCTTGAAACTAATCCCCGCGGCCCAGCCGCGCAAGACAGCCGTAAAGGCGACGGCCCCCCGGCAACGTGCACCGGCGGGCCGTCAATCTATTCCGCATCAATCTATTGCGCTGCCTATTTCCTGCCACTGTCCAGCTGGTACTGCGCCTTGGCGGCGTTGAGCCGCTCGATCACCTTGATCCAGTTGCCGAAACGCAGGCTGTCGAAATAGGAGAATATCAGGTCCTGGCTCTGCAGATCGATGCTGCGGTCGAACAGGTAGATCGCGGACACGGGCGGCTGACGGATGTAGGCCACCTTGTCCATGAACTTGGGAGAGATCGGAATGATCTGCAAAGGCTTGTATTCCATGCCGTGGCAATAGATCACCAACTCGTGCGGCTCGTAACGCACCTCCTGGCCCATGGCGCGGAAATTCACCAGGAACGGGATAGGCCCCTTGGAGTTGGTCGGGTCCATCGCCGGCCCGTTGCCGGGATTTTCCTTGATCAGGTTGCGAAAATATTCTTTCAGCTCGAGCGTGGCGTAGGTGATTATGCTCTCATCCATCACGGTGACCGAAACTTCCAGATCATCCGTGCGGGTGGTGGTGGTGATGTCGGTCTTGATCAATACCCCG
This genomic stretch from bacterium harbors:
- the tsaE gene encoding tRNA (adenosine(37)-N6)-threonylcarbamoyltransferase complex ATPase subunit type 1 TsaE, coding for MSESPARFERAFILENLAETVRLGTVLAAAMDSPGALALFGGLGSGKTTLIQAVGKALGVGEPITSPTYTLINRYEDGCRPLVHVDCYRLDSAEDLEGIGLPEVLSGSEIVCMEWSERARGILPRRRLELELGWLDPTRRSVRLRCFGELWPGLERGLDAWLDGKDKQ
- a CDS encoding AAA family ATPase, which translates into the protein MLIGLTSRNAAGKDELARYLVESKGFVYFSLSDLLRAELARRGLELTRENLTMVGNELRLERGPGVLGELALRALAAVPDAVVVSLRNPSEIEALRKRPDFLLVGVDAPVEVRWQRVKSRARPDDARTYEQFLRQEQAELSGDPHQQQLEACFRMADRVVLNDGSLEELHRKIEELLG
- the accD gene encoding acetyl-CoA carboxylase, carboxyltransferase subunit beta, which produces MAWFRKEKSGLKAQPKKVIPDDLWIKCESCGEILYKQELDKNLNVCPRCDFHYGLAPEAYVALLLDPGTFREYDSGMKSQDPLGFVDRSRYSDRLEKAVASSGHNEAVLTGEGELEGRRLQLAVMDFSFIGGSMGSVVGEKIARATRRAIEQHTALIVVSRSGGARMMEGIFSLMQMAKTSAWLGRLHEEGLPFVSILANPTTGGVTASFSMLGDVNIGEPGALIGFAGPRVIKQTIRQDLPEGFQRAEFILEHGMLDMVVHRREMRSRVAALLRLMQS
- the tsaB gene encoding tRNA (adenosine(37)-N6)-threonylcarbamoyltransferase complex dimerization subunit type 1 TsaB; this translates as MSESPLLLCLDTSTPVGSLALAGPQGLVATRTSSSPASHTERLFSLIQNLLEGAGLTLPQVEGLALAAGPGSFTGLRIAAATAKTLAWSLGKPLYAVGTLECLAWGAHMEGLPTLALLDAGQGEFYAAVYLWADSPAEGRDLLAPCALSGEALAAALEDLDLPGGRLICAGAGAEAAWEGLLCVKGLSLSRPAARLNLPEAAFLGELVLAAPQRRRVQDIFTFEPTYLRSGQVQLRLGK
- a CDS encoding cytidine/deoxycytidylate deaminase family protein; amino-acid sequence: MSERPSWDDYFMKMAMLVSERSTCLRRHVGAVLVRDRRVLSTGYNGAARGLRDCRELGCLRDEQQIESGTRHEVCRAIHAEQNAIIQAGLHGVSIGDSTMYCTHSPCFICAKMIINAGIRRVVSSTQYSDRNFPGLFEEAGVDFEVLPLPDPQINFKP
- a CDS encoding MATE family efflux transporter; the protein is MVKRIISTVFAGFRDEEDDPSAAPWRRLLRISLPLIFNQGSVLVMMFVDRIFLSWYGINEIAAVWPAAILCWTTTTFFYSISTFINLFVAHYHGAGNKRMCASTVWQGIYYAIGAYVILICCLAPLGRHAFEWFGHNPEVAALERTYYTVLISASLFTILNNVTASFFTGRGMSRITMTANIIGNIVNIVLDWVMIFGHFGFPRLGILGAALATAIASVIPPVIMFSLFLGKRYQEGFETRRTWSFKPGFVLHLVRTGAPCGLQDLGFLLSVSLFFMLMGRMPTETLAANNIAWSVNDLLNLYVQGLAAGAVVLFAQEIGRGRFKEAEHFIYLGLKILLTMALVSGTLYLLIPDQMLTVFRPRLGQGPSVPFETILVHGRVVLRYLAVWNLCIAMYFLFRQALRGAGDTRFFYFTAVLIDAGVFMGGVFLILKAFGANVTALWTYLLFYMLLACAIYVTRFRLGYWRTADRAHLDEGHLW
- the rimI gene encoding ribosomal protein S18-alanine N-acetyltransferase — encoded protein: MNDTPSPLQGPSPSPLRLVKMARRHLSQILEIEQLCFSETWHEVDFLRLIDLPDALCLVALQGGRVIGYSCLWVVIESSELGNLAVHPEFQGQGVGARLLERNLAVCRRRGVIAMFLEVRASNERAITLYEHHGFTRIGLRKRYYSKPTEDAVIMRRDL